The genomic interval ATCCAAACATACTAACGATGGCAAACTCAAACAATGGAAAGATCTAGCAGAAGAATTTTCGAAAACACAATCTAAACATTTTGATCAAGTTTATAGCATATGCTTTTTAGAAGATCCAGGTATAGAGATAAAGCAAAAATTGAAAGAAAATAAATTTTCTTGGAATCGCTTTAGAAAAGAATACTATGGTAAAGGGCAAAAATCAGAAATCGAAGCCTTATTGAAAAATAGCAAGTATAAGATTGAGGAAATAGCCAATTAAATATCATGGTTATAGTTTCCTTAAATCAAACATCAAAATGGAATTTTGATAAGACTTTACTTGTCTTATGGATAATTTCTGCTTTAGTTTTGATGTTTTCACTCTATCAGCAATTCATAGCAAAAGTTGAGCCTTGCGATTTATGTAAATGGCAGCGCTATGTTTATATTTTGATATTTGCAATCTCTCCTCTTGGTTTAATTCAACAATTAAATTTCTCAATTCGCAATACAATCTCTTTATTTTTTCTGATTGGATTTGGAGTAGCTAGCTATCATGCCTTAGTACAATTCGGATTACTTGCAGATCGTTGTGCAATTACTCAACAGATTACTAGCATAGAAGATTTTATGGAAATTTTAGATCAGCCAAAAATTTCTTGCTCTAATATTAGTTGGAAATTATTCGGCTTATCTGCTTCAAGCTATAATGCTGCTTTCTCTTTTTTTGCTTTAATTATTTTAAACTTTAAAACCATCAAAAAGCTTTCTTATGTCACAAGAAATCATTAAAAAAACTGCTACAAACACTAAAAAGACTCTGATTAACGGCATTGCAGCGGATAAACAAATTCATCCCAATGACGTCCGTCAAGTCATTCAAGCTTTTCTAGATAAAATTATACAAACTTTAGCTAAAGGTGAACGCTTAGAATTTAGAGACTTTGGCATTTTTGAAGTAATTAAAAGAAAGCAAAAAATTGGCAGGAACCCCAAAAAAGCCGATGTTCCCATTGT from Candidatus Protochlamydia phocaeensis carries:
- the traD gene encoding conjugal transfer protein TraD; protein product: MLNKLEEKKKKVDEQIEKNLLKKKLLLAQEKKKRAAKFKDIGMLAYKANIDQLDEQALLGAFLEISKHTNDGKLKQWKDLAEEFSKTQSKHFDQVYSICFLEDPGIEIKQKLKENKFSWNRFRKEYYGKGQKSEIEALLKNSKYKIEEIAN
- a CDS encoding disulfide bond formation protein B, which encodes MVIVSLNQTSKWNFDKTLLVLWIISALVLMFSLYQQFIAKVEPCDLCKWQRYVYILIFAISPLGLIQQLNFSIRNTISLFFLIGFGVASYHALVQFGLLADRCAITQQITSIEDFMEILDQPKISCSNISWKLFGLSASSYNAAFSFFALIILNFKTIKKLSYVTRNH
- a CDS encoding HU family DNA-binding protein, with translation MSQEIIKKTATNTKKTLINGIAADKQIHPNDVRQVIQAFLDKIIQTLAKGERLEFRDFGIFEVIKRKQKIGRNPKKADVPIVIPAHLAVKFSPGKEMKKRLKK